GCGGCCGCCCAGCTGAAGAGCTACCTCGACGCGGGCGGCAACCTCGTCGACACCGCCGACGTGTACGCCGACGGCGACGCGGAGTCGGTGATCGGCTCGCTGCTGGGCGGCCTCGTCCCCCGCGACGAGTTGCTGATCGCCACCAAGGCGGGGCTGCGGCCGGGCAGCGGGCGGCGGCGGGACGGCTCGCGGGGGCACCTGCTGCGCACCCTGGACGCCTCGCTGCGGCGCCTCGGCACCGACCACGTCGACCTGTGGCAGGTGCACGGGTATGACCCGGACACCCCGCTGGAGGAGACCCTCTCCGCGCTGGACCACGCGGTGACCAGCGGGCGGGCCCGCTACGTGGGGGTGTCGAACTTCGCCGGCTGGCAGACCGCCCGGGCCGCGGCCTGGCAGGCGGCCTGGCCGGGCCGGGCCCCGGTGGTGGCCGCCCAGGTGGAGTACTCGCTGCTGGAGCGGGGCGTCGAGCGGGAGGTGCTGCCCGCCTGCGAGGCGCTGGGGCTGGGTGTGCTGCCCTGGTCGCCGCTGGGCCGGGGGGTGCTCACCGGGAAGTACCGGCACGGCAGGCCGGCGGACTCGCGGGCCGCGTCGCCGCACTTCGAGCGGTTCGTCGCGACGTATCTGGAGCCGCGCTGCTCGAGCATCGTGGAGGCGGTGGCCACGGCGGCGGGCGGGCTGGGCGTGTCGCCGCTGGAGGTGGCGCTGGCCTGGATCCGGGACCGGCCGGGGGTGACCGCCCCGATCCTGGGGGCCCGCACGGTCGGGCAGCTCCTCGGCGCGCTGCAGGTGGAGCGGATGACCCTGCCGGAGGAGATCGTCACCGCGCTGGACGACGTCTCGGCGGTGCCGGTGGGCTACCCGGAACGGGACGGCTGAGACCGGGCGGCACGGGAGGGCGGCGACCGGCGGGAACCCGACGGGACCGCCCGGAAGGGGCGCGACGACCGGCGGGAGGCGACCCGGATCACCGTCGGGGGGTGGCGAAGCACGGCCTGGCTGGGCAGCATGGATCGTATGGACTACGAATACGCGCCGTTGCGGTTGCCCTCGAATGTCGACCGGCTCACCGCCGCGGCGCAGCTGGCGATCCAGGCGGAGTTCTCCGGCTGGGAGTTGGCCCGGGTGCGGCTGTACCGCGACGGCACGCGGCAGGTCATGCTGCGCCGCCGCCTGGTGAACCAGCCGCAGCCGGGTCTGTCGTACTGAGCGCGGCGCGAGCCGTACCCGGGTGGACGCCGACGCCCCCGGGGCCCGGACCGCAACGGTCGGGCCCCGGGGGCGTCACGGCCTAGTGGGCGTGGTCGTGGTCGTGCTCGGAGTCCAGCTCCAGGAACGGGTGCTCGTCGAGCCGGCCCACCAGCCGGTCGTCGGCGGCCGGCTGGAACGGGCCCACCGGGTCGTCGTCGTCGAACGACTCCAGGTCGACCGGGGTGCCGACCTCGCTGACCATGACCACCCCGTCGAGCGGCTCCAGCTCCGGCACGTCCAGCGCGCTCAGCGAGCCGTCGCCGCTCTGCAGCAGCTCCAGCACGGCCTCGCCGACCCCCTCGACGGGGGCCGGCTCGTCCTCCTCCGGGGTGCCCTCGCGGCGGGCCGCCTCGGCCACCCGCAGCAGGGCGGCCACGCTCGGTACCCGGTAGTCGCGGCGCTGGCGCACCGAGATGACCCGCGGGTGCGGGTCGGTCGCCTCGACGCCCTCACCGCCGAAGCGCTCGTCGGCCTCGTCCGGGTCGATCGACTCGACGTCCCACGGGGTCACCTCGCCGAAGGCGTCGAGCAGCTGCTCGTCGTAGGCGAACGAGGCGTTGTTCAGGGCGACGTACGCCTGCCAGACGTTGTCGTCGTCGATCCGGCCCTGGGCGGCGCGAACGGCGGCCAGGTGGGCACGGGCCGCGTCGATCACCCGCTCGAGGGCGGCGTCCAGCTCACCGTGCTGGTCGGTCATGTGAGGCAGTCCCTTCGCGATGGGGGAGGATCCGCGCCGGCGGTGACGCCGTGGACACGGTTAGCAACTGCGGAGAAACCGGTCGAGAACCCGCACGCCGAACTGTAGCCCGTCCACCGGGACGCGCTCGTCGATGCCATGGAACAGGCCGGAGAAATTGAGGTCGGCGGGCAGCCGCAGCGGGGCGAAGCCGAAGCAGCGGATGCCGAGCTGGGAGAAGGCCTTGGCGTCCGTGCCGCCGGAGAGCATGTAGGGAACCGGACGGGCGCCCGGGTCCTCGGCGCGCAGCGCCGCCGACATCGCCTCGACCAGATCGCCGTCGAAGGTGGTCTCCAGGGCCGGCTGGCGATGGATGTACTCGATGTCGATGTCCGGGCCGACCAGCTCGCGCAACTGCGCCTCCAGCAGCTCGGACTGGCCGGGCAGGCTGCGGCAGTCGATGGTGGCGGTGGCCCGGCCGGGGATCACGTTGTCCTTGTAGCCGGCGGCCAGCCGGGTCGGGTTGGCGGTGCTCCGGATCGTCGCGCCGATGATGTTGGCGATCGGACCGAGCTCGGCGATGGCGGCCTCCGGGTCGTCCGGGTCCACGTCCACCCCGAGCACCTCGGAGACCTCCTCGAGGAAGGCCCGGACGGTGTCGGTCACGGTGACCGGGAAGCGGTGCCGGCCGATCC
The Micromonospora sp. R77 DNA segment above includes these coding regions:
- a CDS encoding aldo/keto reductase, which codes for MQQRPLGRSGLAVSRLALGTMTWGRDTDADDAAAQLKSYLDAGGNLVDTADVYADGDAESVIGSLLGGLVPRDELLIATKAGLRPGSGRRRDGSRGHLLRTLDASLRRLGTDHVDLWQVHGYDPDTPLEETLSALDHAVTSGRARYVGVSNFAGWQTARAAAWQAAWPGRAPVVAAQVEYSLLERGVEREVLPACEALGLGVLPWSPLGRGVLTGKYRHGRPADSRAASPHFERFVATYLEPRCSSIVEAVATAAGGLGVSPLEVALAWIRDRPGVTAPILGARTVGQLLGALQVERMTLPEEIVTALDDVSAVPVGYPERDG
- a CDS encoding DUF5703 family protein, which gives rise to MDYEYAPLRLPSNVDRLTAAAQLAIQAEFSGWELARVRLYRDGTRQVMLRRRLVNQPQPGLSY